In the genome of Paenibacillus pabuli, one region contains:
- a CDS encoding DUF4280 domain-containing protein, translating to MLLPMLFKALMSGGFGGEFTYVVRGAEISCSQGSDPGVLNLPLSHGIYIKEQPVLNIADVIPLANVGRCGFCKMDGALCEPDTFFNKWSQGKEDVLVEGEAALLSRSELICRKGGIIKIEVDGQL from the coding sequence ATGCTGCTACCCATGCTGTTCAAAGCTTTGATGTCAGGAGGTTTCGGTGGTGAATTTACCTATGTGGTCAGAGGTGCCGAGATTTCCTGTAGTCAGGGGTCAGATCCGGGTGTACTGAACCTGCCTCTATCCCACGGCATCTATATCAAGGAACAGCCTGTATTGAACATTGCGGACGTGATTCCACTGGCTAACGTCGGACGATGCGGGTTTTGCAAAATGGATGGCGCCCTCTGCGAACCAGATACGTTCTTCAATAAATGGAGTCAGGGCAAGGAAGACGTGCTGGTGGAAGGTGAGGCTGCTCTGCTTAGTCGTTCTGAACTGATATGCCGAAAAGGCGGGATTATCAAGATTGAGGTCGATGGTCAGTTGTAA
- a CDS encoding deaminase domain-containing protein: MQTLEKSTLTYGDIHVHWPYGKIRLDKLELIQQAGAHARLSFSGWVDEEWEETIIQKAGSHDRVGFIQMDETGRELPLFKGQLHEIKVEATRGIVYVMAVVISHTYELDALQRTKSYQNENLRYLDIVNRVMKGYPEGDYIDFAFDETKTGAFIMQYQETDWSFLKRLASHLGADLVPDVTAHKPRFWIGYPEGRGAFELKAIPFEKSRNIERFLHTEAQGKHAVTEEEYTTYTFHLGQELQLGDEVSSDGHTYNITSRQAMLERGLLQWKYTCALPASHPLPRQLQTMITGAAIEGKIIDVKRNQVKVHLDMDEGQQAGEARWFPYAAEGSQVWYMMPEPGAKVKLYFPSAEEDEAMVMQSVRQEPTEAGHVEKSGKVMQDPGVKSFGNPQGKSFTLGDSELVMNAQEGALYISMAAGNGVTLNSTTHVQIQCMGDLNINGASVSMEGTEGLYIQTMTDHVELVEEVNGKSENVVLEAEIHRSFDMIQSAFDQSLASMGESALKEARLKRNWDAREKGKLDGMIEEGKSLLSMVGDVADLAFTGIVGGDNAQGLYSWVKGEQVGSLTERNATVQGTITGVNNVIDYTGDLVTGQKSGKEIWQDVSSAGEAYAKPFMDLKGEDNRTMLTLTEQESHDAGRNDVNAAVRVVDTVTAVAGGASLVKNGVKVLKGGGKKSGHAEGDGAKGGVPHGHGDGSDGTSGGAMKDGKLKTNAALMPSSLAELGERISQAMGKMTTGAAASVPWRVQRVRLSNGQTVPVIVKKDHHMFSDTGGNHGKGSDSGSSKGSPNTSHVDSRESSAPSKGTVSKESFTSPNVTPVKPKDASKPKDAPSSKDGTKVRDGDTEGTGNGGLGSGHRVFREATEQDKKRIDDVFKKYNAGKTKNVAVTTGEINGETINLESVSGKIDPNNPNHKDNFSKPPENYYKYSGSDKNGRLNDTEQKMIEYLRDRYKDNPTVKGNIEIISYKTICRSCNDIIDQFQKDFPNIKITRVQILDE, from the coding sequence GTGCAGACATTGGAAAAATCAACTCTAACTTATGGGGATATCCATGTCCATTGGCCGTATGGCAAGATACGCCTGGATAAGCTGGAATTGATCCAGCAAGCAGGGGCCCATGCCCGGTTATCCTTCAGTGGATGGGTCGATGAAGAATGGGAAGAGACCATTATCCAGAAAGCTGGAAGTCACGATCGAGTCGGATTCATCCAGATGGATGAAACCGGAAGGGAGCTGCCCCTGTTCAAGGGACAGCTCCATGAGATCAAAGTCGAAGCCACCAGAGGGATCGTATATGTGATGGCTGTAGTCATCTCACATACCTATGAACTGGATGCCTTACAGAGAACGAAATCCTATCAGAACGAGAATCTACGTTATTTGGACATTGTTAATCGTGTTATGAAGGGTTATCCTGAAGGAGACTATATTGATTTTGCCTTTGATGAGACGAAGACGGGCGCTTTTATTATGCAGTATCAGGAGACCGATTGGAGCTTTCTGAAACGGCTCGCTTCTCATCTGGGAGCAGATCTGGTGCCGGATGTGACTGCACACAAGCCCAGGTTCTGGATTGGATATCCTGAGGGCAGAGGGGCATTTGAGCTGAAAGCCATCCCTTTTGAGAAGAGTCGTAATATTGAGCGTTTTTTACATACCGAAGCCCAGGGAAAACATGCGGTAACCGAGGAGGAGTATACAACGTATACCTTCCATCTGGGGCAGGAGCTTCAATTGGGGGATGAAGTATCCTCTGATGGTCATACCTACAACATAACCTCTCGCCAGGCGATGCTGGAACGGGGCTTGCTACAGTGGAAATATACATGTGCATTGCCAGCATCGCATCCACTGCCCAGACAGCTTCAAACGATGATCACGGGTGCGGCTATCGAAGGGAAAATCATTGATGTGAAACGTAACCAGGTGAAGGTTCATCTGGATATGGATGAGGGTCAGCAGGCCGGAGAGGCACGCTGGTTCCCGTATGCCGCGGAAGGCAGTCAAGTATGGTACATGATGCCCGAGCCCGGAGCGAAGGTGAAACTGTATTTCCCAAGTGCAGAAGAAGATGAAGCCATGGTGATGCAGTCGGTTCGTCAGGAACCGACGGAAGCGGGACATGTGGAGAAGAGCGGCAAAGTGATGCAAGACCCGGGTGTAAAGTCTTTCGGTAACCCGCAGGGGAAATCGTTCACCCTTGGCGACAGCGAACTTGTCATGAACGCCCAAGAGGGCGCCTTGTATATCTCGATGGCTGCGGGTAACGGGGTTACATTGAACAGCACAACCCACGTGCAGATCCAATGCATGGGTGACCTGAACATCAACGGAGCCAGCGTCAGTATGGAGGGTACAGAAGGTCTGTATATTCAGACGATGACAGATCATGTAGAGCTTGTGGAAGAGGTCAACGGCAAGAGTGAGAATGTAGTCCTGGAAGCCGAGATCCATCGTTCCTTTGACATGATCCAGTCTGCGTTCGACCAGAGTCTGGCCAGTATGGGAGAGAGCGCGCTGAAGGAAGCGCGGCTGAAACGAAACTGGGATGCACGTGAAAAGGGCAAATTGGACGGTATGATCGAAGAGGGGAAAAGCCTGCTCAGTATGGTCGGTGATGTGGCTGACCTGGCATTTACAGGGATCGTCGGGGGTGACAATGCCCAGGGATTATACAGCTGGGTCAAGGGAGAACAGGTTGGGTCATTAACGGAGCGGAATGCCACGGTACAAGGAACGATCACGGGCGTAAATAACGTCATCGATTATACGGGAGACTTGGTCACGGGTCAGAAATCAGGGAAAGAGATCTGGCAGGATGTATCCAGTGCGGGAGAAGCGTATGCCAAGCCGTTCATGGACCTGAAAGGCGAAGACAACCGCACGATGCTGACCCTGACGGAACAGGAGAGCCACGACGCTGGTCGGAACGATGTCAACGCTGCGGTACGGGTTGTTGATACGGTAACGGCTGTAGCTGGTGGAGCATCACTGGTCAAAAATGGCGTCAAGGTGCTCAAGGGTGGTGGCAAGAAGTCTGGTCATGCAGAAGGAGATGGAGCCAAGGGCGGCGTTCCGCATGGTCATGGAGATGGGTCAGATGGAACCTCAGGCGGTGCCATGAAGGATGGCAAGCTCAAGACCAATGCGGCATTAATGCCTTCCTCTCTTGCCGAGCTGGGAGAACGAATCAGCCAGGCTATGGGTAAAATGACCACAGGCGCAGCAGCCAGTGTTCCATGGCGAGTTCAGCGGGTGAGGCTGAGCAACGGCCAGACCGTGCCTGTGATTGTGAAGAAAGACCATCATATGTTCTCGGATACAGGTGGAAATCATGGGAAAGGCAGTGATTCTGGGAGTTCGAAGGGATCGCCGAACACTTCTCATGTGGATTCGAGAGAGAGTAGTGCGCCATCGAAAGGAACCGTTTCTAAAGAGTCCTTCACGTCTCCAAACGTTACGCCGGTTAAGCCGAAGGATGCATCTAAACCTAAAGATGCTCCGTCATCGAAAGATGGTACCAAGGTTAGGGATGGTGATACTGAGGGGACGGGGAATGGTGGCTTGGGTAGTGGTCATCGAGTTTTCAGGGAGGCAACAGAACAAGATAAGAAACGGATTGATGATGTGTTCAAAAAATATAATGCTGGTAAAACGAAAAATGTTGCTGTTACTACAGGGGAAATTAATGGTGAAACTATTAATTTGGAATCAGTAAGTGGTAAAATAGATCCGAATAATCCTAATCATAAGGATAATTTTAGCAAGCCTCCAGAAAACTATTATAAATATAGTGGTTCTGATAAGAATGGTAGGTTAAATGATACAGAGCAGAAAATGATTGAATATCTCAGAGATAGATACAAAGATAATCCAACTGTTAAAGGTAATATTGAAATTATCTCTTATAAAACAATTTGTCGAAGTTGTAATGATATTATTGATCAATTTCAAAAAGATTTTCCAAATATTAAAATTACGCGAGTACAAATTTTAGATGAATAG
- a CDS encoding SMI1/KNR4 family protein yields MVYFKESNLKEFLTSLEKGSYPMKPCTEDDMSELIKLSPTKSLPQNYLDFMNKAGNGIEFLAGTDFTMKYISDLKEGAIELLEENESNIKLTDNQFVFMMHQGYMFWFFNLNEGDDPAVYCYDESLELDEFNKVSNALSEFLISLYD; encoded by the coding sequence ATGGTTTATTTCAAAGAGAGTAACTTGAAGGAATTCCTGACTTCTTTAGAAAAAGGTTCTTATCCTATGAAACCTTGTACTGAAGATGATATGTCCGAATTAATAAAATTGTCACCAACTAAGTCATTGCCTCAAAATTATTTGGATTTTATGAACAAAGCCGGTAATGGTATTGAATTTTTAGCTGGTACGGATTTTACCATGAAGTATATCTCTGATTTAAAAGAAGGAGCAATTGAACTTTTGGAGGAAAACGAGTCTAATATAAAGCTCACAGATAATCAATTTGTATTTATGATGCATCAAGGATACATGTTTTGGTTTTTTAATTTAAATGAAGGAGACGATCCAGCGGTATACTGTTATGATGAAAGTTTAGAATTAGATGAATTTAATAAAGTCAGCAATGCTTTATCAGAATTTTTAATATCTCTATATGACTGA
- a CDS encoding DNA/RNA non-specific endonuclease: protein MGDLNINGASVSMEGTEGLYIQTMTDHVELVEEVNGKSENVVLEAEIHRSFDMIQSAFDQSLASMGESALKGARLKRNWDAREKGKRDGVIEEGKSLLSMVGDVADLAFTGVMGDNTAREVYGWVKGEQVGSLTERNATVQGTITGVNNVIDYTGDLVTGQKSGKEIWQDASSAGKAYAKPFMDLKGEDNRTMLTLKEQESYDAGRNDVNAAVRVVDTVTAVAGGASLVKNGVKVLKGGGKKSGHAEGDGAKGGVPHGHGDGPDGASGGAMKDGKLKTNAALMPSSLAELGERISQAMGKMTTGAAASVPWRVQRVRLSNGQTVPVIVKNDHHMFSEPGGNHGKGSDSGSSKGSPSTSHVDSRESTAPSKGTISKESSNSSSVTRVKPKDAPIPKEAPSSKDGTKVRDGDTEGTGEVPNKTFVDNPFDEAGKLKPNVKYKAGEHQYDYETDHLGRIENFSTDDLKLTTRDERLPHDANTPGKESGDHAGHLAGDRFGGSPEIDNLVSQSSKVNLSTYKKIENEWARALKAKPPKHVTVDVKIKYDGDSLRPSSFNITYTIDGELKVFDLIN, encoded by the coding sequence ATGGGTGACCTGAACATCAACGGAGCCAGCGTCAGTATGGAGGGTACAGAAGGTCTGTATATTCAGACGATGACAGATCATGTGGAGCTTGTGGAAGAGGTCAACGGCAAGAGTGAGAATGTAGTCCTGGAAGCCGAGATCCATCGTTCCTTTGACATGATCCAGTCTGCGTTCGACCAGAGTCTGGCCAGTATGGGAGAGAGCGCGCTGAAGGGAGCGCGGCTGAAACGAAACTGGGATGCACGTGAAAAGGGTAAACGAGATGGTGTAATCGAAGAGGGGAAAAGCCTGCTCAGTATGGTCGGTGATGTGGCTGACCTGGCATTTACGGGTGTCATGGGAGACAACACTGCTCGGGAAGTCTACGGCTGGGTAAAGGGAGAACAAGTTGGGTCATTAACGGAGCGGAATGCCACGGTACAAGGAACGATTACGGGCGTAAATAACGTCATCGATTATACGGGAGACTTGGTCACGGGTCAGAAATCAGGGAAAGAGATCTGGCAGGATGCATCCAGTGCGGGAAAAGCGTATGCCAAGCCGTTCATGGACCTGAAAGGCGAAGACAACCGCACGATGCTGACCCTGAAGGAACAAGAGAGTTACGACGCTGGTCGGAACGATGTCAACGCTGCGGTACGGGTTGTTGATACGGTAACGGCTGTAGCTGGTGGAGCATCACTGGTCAAAAATGGCGTCAAGGTGCTCAAGGGTGGTGGCAAGAAGTCTGGTCATGCAGAAGGAGATGGAGCCAAGGGCGGCGTTCCGCATGGTCATGGAGATGGACCAGATGGAGCCTCAGGTGGGGCCATGAAGGATGGCAAGCTCAAGACCAATGCGGCATTAATGCCTTCCTCTCTTGCCGAGCTGGGAGAACGAATCAGCCAGGCTATGGGTAAAATGACCACAGGCGCAGCAGCCAGTGTTCCATGGCGAGTTCAGCGGGTGAGGCTGAGCAACGGCCAGACCGTGCCTGTGATTGTGAAGAATGACCATCATATGTTCTCGGAACCAGGTGGAAATCATGGGAAAGGCAGTGATTCTGGAAGTTCGAAGGGATCGCCGAGCACTTCTCATGTAGATTCGAGAGAGAGTACTGCGCCATCGAAAGGAACCATTTCTAAAGAATCGTCTAATTCTTCAAGCGTTACGAGGGTTAAGCCGAAGGATGCACCAATACCTAAAGAGGCTCCGTCATCGAAAGATGGAACTAAGGTTAGGGATGGGGATACTGAGGGGACGGGTGAAGTTCCCAATAAGACTTTTGTCGATAATCCATTTGATGAGGCAGGGAAACTAAAACCGAATGTGAAGTATAAAGCTGGTGAGCACCAATACGATTATGAAACAGATCATCTGGGTAGAATTGAAAACTTTAGTACGGATGATTTAAAATTAACGACAAGAGATGAACGTTTACCACATGATGCAAATACGCCAGGGAAGGAGTCAGGTGACCACGCAGGTCATTTGGCAGGAGATAGATTTGGCGGCTCGCCAGAGATTGACAACCTTGTATCTCAGTCAAGTAAGGTGAATCTAAGTACGTATAAGAAAATAGAAAATGAATGGGCAAGGGCTTTAAAGGCCAAACCGCCGAAACATGTTACTGTTGACGTAAAAATAAAATATGATGGGGATTCGCTTCGACCGTCTAGCTTTAATATAACCTACACAATAGATGGTGAGCTAAAAGTTTTCGATTTAATAAATTAA
- a CDS encoding DUF600 domain-containing protein gives MTKVFEDYFSELQADMVSVCLEYVSNKADMIYIYGSNEFGQFSTDVFYQINNFFVKKHKVNDAVSDTDSNSRPVYDISKERQVTLLNILNKNLREISDLCKKNNREMPTEMKLTYDVSKNKLDAQYSYEIKYTNDPEKLSSHIFDDWFEEVGGKL, from the coding sequence ATGACAAAGGTATTTGAAGATTATTTTTCAGAACTACAAGCAGATATGGTGTCAGTTTGTCTTGAGTATGTGAGTAATAAGGCAGATATGATATATATATACGGTTCTAATGAATTTGGACAATTTAGTACAGATGTATTTTATCAAATTAACAATTTTTTTGTTAAAAAACATAAGGTTAATGATGCAGTATCAGACACTGATAGTAATTCAAGACCTGTTTATGATATTTCGAAAGAAAGACAAGTTACTTTACTTAACATTTTAAATAAAAATCTCCGTGAAATTAGTGATTTGTGCAAAAAAAATAATAGGGAAATGCCTACAGAGATGAAATTGACTTATGATGTATCTAAGAACAAATTAGATGCTCAGTACAGTTACGAGATAAAATATACAAATGATCCTGAAAAATTATCTAGTCATATATTTGATGATTGGTTCGAAGAAGTGGGCGGAAAGTTATAG
- a CDS encoding DNA/RNA non-specific endonuclease produces MTDHVELVEEVNGKSENVVLEAEIHRSFDMIQSAFDQSLASMGESALKEARLKRNWEAREKGKLDGVIEEGKSLLSMVGDVADLAFTGIVGGDNAQGLYSWVKGEQVGSLTERNATVQGTITGVNNVIDYTGDLVTGQKSGKEIWQDASSAGKAYAKPFMDLKGEDNRTMLTLTEQESHDAGRNDVNAAVRVVDTVTAVAGGASLVKNGVKVLKGGGKKSGHAEGDGAKGGVPHGHGDGPDGTSGGAMKDGKLKTNAALMPSSLAELGERISQAMGKMTTGAAASVPWRVQRVRLSNGQTVPVIVKNDHHMFSDSGGTHGKGSDSGSSKGLLSTSHVDSRESSAPSKDGTKVREGDTEGTGKIGEGGSQADDILRDGSHIVDGELKPNVTYKTGEYEYIYKTDSKGRLEKFTADDLKLTERDSRLPHDPDTPGKEPGDHAGHLAGDRFSGPPEIDNLVSQLSNVNLSQYKKIENQWANAIKEGKKVKVNVEVKYDGDSTSPSKFNVQYEIDREAFSKSILN; encoded by the coding sequence ATGACAGATCATGTGGAGCTTGTAGAAGAGGTTAATGGAAAGAGTGAGAATGTAGTCCTGGAAGCTGAGATCCATCGTTCCTTTGACATGATTCAGTCTGCATTCGACCAGAGTCTGGCCAGTATGGGAGAGAGCGCGCTGAAGGAAGCGCGGCTGAAACGAAACTGGGAAGCACGTGAAAAGGGCAAATTGGACGGTGTGATCGAAGAGGGGAAAAGCCTGCTCAGTATGGTCGGTGATGTGGCTGACCTTGCATTTACAGGGATCGTCGGGGGTGACAATGCCCAGGGATTATACAGCTGGGTAAAGGGAGAACAGGTTGGGTCATTAACGGAGCGGAATGCCACGGTACAAGGAACGATTACGGGCGTAAATAACGTCATCGATTATACGGGAGACTTGGTCACGGGTCAGAAATCAGGGAAAGAGATCTGGCAGGATGCATCCAGTGCGGGAAAAGCGTATGCCAAGCCGTTCATGGACCTGAAAGGCGAAGACAACCGCACGATGCTGACCCTGACGGAACAGGAGAGCCACGACGCTGGTCGGAACGATGTCAACGCTGCGGTACGGGTTGTTGATACGGTAACGGCTGTAGCTGGTGGAGCATCACTGGTCAAAAATGGCGTCAAGGTGCTCAAGGGTGGTGGCAAGAAGTCTGGTCATGCAGAAGGAGATGGAGCCAAGGGCGGCGTTCCGCATGGTCATGGAGATGGACCAGATGGAACCTCAGGCGGGGCCATGAAGGATGGCAAGCTCAAGACCAATGCGGCATTAATGCCTTCCTCTCTCGCAGAATTGGGAGAACGAATCAGCCAGGCTATGGGTAAAATGACCACAGGCGCAGCAGCCAGTGTTCCATGGCGAGTTCAGCGGGTGAGGCTGAGCAACGGCCAGACCGTGCCTGTGATTGTGAAGAATGACCATCATATGTTCTCGGATTCAGGTGGGACTCATGGGAAAGGCAGTGATTCTGGGAGCTCGAAGGGATTGCTGAGCACTTCTCATGTGGATTCGAGAGAGAGTAGTGCGCCATCGAAAGATGGAACTAAGGTTAGGGAGGGGGATACTGAGGGGACCGGGAAAATTGGTGAGGGTGGTAGCCAGGCTGATGATATTTTACGAGATGGAAGCCATATAGTAGATGGGGAGCTAAAGCCAAATGTAACATATAAAACAGGTGAATATGAATATATCTACAAAACTGATAGTAAGGGAAGGCTTGAAAAATTTACTGCTGACGATTTAAAATTAACTGAGAGGGATAGCAGATTACCTCATGATCCAGATACTCCAGGCAAAGAGCCGGGCGACCATGCAGGGCATTTGGCAGGGGATAGATTTAGTGGTCCACCAGAAATTGACAACCTTGTTTCACAACTAAGCAATGTGAATTTAAGCCAATATAAGAAAATTGAGAATCAATGGGCTAATGCGATTAAAGAAGGGAAAAAAGTAAAAGTAAATGTTGAAGTGAAATATGACGGAGACAGTACAAGCCCATCTAAATTTAATGTACAGTATGAAATTGATAGAGAAGCTTTCTCAAAGAGTATATTAAATTAA
- a CDS encoding DUF600 domain-containing protein: MSKVFEDIFSELQADMVSICLEYVHKRAEKIYIYCSFEERVISSDFFYFINGRLVKKHKLNDALDDSYGLLYDISVERQKGALNIINDDIEKIYRLCDEHKREMPTEIKLVYDVTKNSLKAEYKYELVYSNDPVKTADDIAKEWFEQIKEEHSE; encoded by the coding sequence ATGAGCAAAGTATTTGAAGATATTTTTAGTGAACTTCAAGCTGACATGGTCTCCATTTGTTTAGAGTATGTACACAAAAGAGCCGAAAAAATATATATTTATTGTTCATTTGAGGAAAGAGTTATTTCTAGTGATTTTTTCTATTTTATTAATGGTAGGCTTGTAAAGAAACACAAACTTAACGATGCATTAGATGATAGTTATGGTCTTCTATATGACATATCAGTCGAAAGACAAAAAGGCGCTCTGAATATTATTAACGATGATATTGAAAAGATATATAGATTATGCGACGAACACAAAAGAGAAATGCCAACCGAAATAAAATTGGTATATGATGTTACAAAAAATAGCCTTAAAGCAGAATATAAATATGAGTTGGTTTATTCAAATGACCCTGTGAAAACCGCAGACGACATTGCGAAGGAATGGTTCGAGCAAATTAAAGAGGAACATAGCGAGTAA
- a CDS encoding AHH domain-containing protein, translating into MTCFFGAKGGVPHGHGDGPDGTSGGAMKDGKLKTNAALMPSSLAELGERISQALGKMTEGAAASVPWRVQRVRLSNGQTVPVIVKKDHHRFSDAGENHGKGSDSGSSKGSPSTSHVDSRETGKPQNVESGSSSTSPKVGASKPQNTWVPKDSPSESTKPKTRNHEEYYDPHLNQQSISKLNAAADEGIITPNQWTGKLECKSGDLEHLTQRELLEINKLLIAGKNVDADRIMTLRNQSSKLAEDYSDKVKESNGWELSKEYPASRQDSVVLGKELEEAGVTRPPDSQAHHLVPVNQWGLRELIEKYGININSSANGVFLPQKAMSDWPGQVTHFPFNNIDKKGNPMFRHGQEYIDYMKENLRDIDTSNLSPEVKKERILSFLEETREGLLTGKLEILYQD; encoded by the coding sequence TTGACCTGTTTTTTTGGAGCCAAGGGCGGCGTTCCGCATGGTCATGGAGATGGACCAGATGGAACCTCAGGCGGGGCCATGAAGGATGGCAAGCTCAAGACCAATGCGGCATTAATGCCTTCATCTCTCGCCGAGCTGGGAGAACGAATCAGCCAGGCCCTGGGCAAAATGACCGAAGGCGCAGCAGCCAGTGTTCCATGGCGAGTTCAGCGGGTGAGGCTGAGCAACGGCCAGACCGTGCCTGTGATTGTGAAGAAAGACCATCATAGGTTCTCGGATGCAGGTGAAAATCATGGAAAAGGCAGTGATTCTGGGAGTTCGAAGGGATCGCCGAGCACATCTCATGTGGATTCGAGAGAAACAGGGAAGCCACAAAATGTGGAGTCTGGTTCTTCATCCACTTCACCGAAGGTTGGGGCATCCAAACCCCAAAATACATGGGTTCCCAAAGATAGTCCATCCGAAAGTACCAAGCCGAAGACAAGAAATCACGAGGAATACTATGATCCACATCTGAATCAACAGAGTATATCCAAACTAAATGCAGCAGCAGATGAAGGAATCATTACACCCAACCAATGGACCGGGAAATTGGAATGTAAGAGTGGGGATCTGGAACATCTAACGCAACGTGAGTTGTTAGAGATTAATAAGCTGCTCATCGCTGGAAAAAATGTGGATGCGGATCGGATTATGACATTGCGCAATCAGTCTTCGAAGCTTGCAGAAGATTATTCTGATAAAGTTAAGGAAAGTAACGGATGGGAACTCAGCAAGGAATATCCTGCATCCAGGCAGGACTCCGTAGTACTTGGAAAAGAACTGGAAGAAGCAGGTGTTACCCGTCCGCCGGATTCTCAAGCGCATCACCTCGTGCCTGTAAATCAATGGGGGCTCCGAGAGCTAATCGAGAAGTATGGAATTAACATCAATTCCTCGGCAAACGGAGTCTTTCTTCCTCAGAAAGCAATGTCGGATTGGCCAGGGCAAGTGACGCATTTCCCGTTTAACAACATAGATAAAAAAGGGAATCCTATGTTCAGGCATGGTCAGGAGTATATTGATTACATGAAAGAGAATTTACGAGATATAGATACATCTAATTTAAGTCCAGAAGTAAAGAAAGAGCGTATTTTATCTTTTTTAGAGGAAACAAGGGAAGGTTTGTTAACCGGTAAGTTGGAAATTCTATATCAAGATTAG
- a CDS encoding suppressor of fused domain protein has translation MKVWKLSEDSVNQLLDFTEVRGVNEGINKGNSLAKLWNEVEMITYSEGESADIYSIASQVTDLVLKERAANILSDLLKDKVELLPVHHNKEKYYVMNILNILDCVDIDQSIPSKYGGFKKFVFEENEIQNQHIFKTLSYNYEIQNEPFISSQTFVSDEFKQRVEEAGLQGFRFRLAWSSEPEAYVERNPRIRVTDRQDAETHISTFYGPIHNMIPAESNDAGDPEIYITEPTPAVPYQTLVSFGNSYFRGVTPASLDTGYAEIVMHLPADAQLTKENWENRPLGWVVSMMRHFVKEIMQRGYFTGQWLVFPNQSEEDLADTYREMFSETGVPAHTKTLPYDDSTTYCGVMIVPPLPQCSGALNMPYRDEGKEMEGEWPIYFHTLLPLYREEIIHFFEKGRDSLISKLMANGVEAVYQWDRKNSCL, from the coding sequence ATGAAAGTTTGGAAGCTGTCTGAGGACTCTGTTAATCAATTACTTGATTTTACAGAAGTACGAGGAGTGAACGAGGGTATTAATAAAGGGAACTCACTCGCTAAATTATGGAATGAAGTAGAGATGATTACGTATAGTGAAGGAGAATCTGCTGATATTTACAGCATTGCAAGTCAAGTAACAGATTTAGTTTTGAAAGAGCGTGCTGCGAATATATTAAGTGATTTACTAAAAGACAAGGTTGAACTTTTGCCAGTACATCATAATAAAGAGAAATACTACGTAATGAATATATTGAATATTTTAGATTGTGTTGATATAGATCAGTCTATACCTAGTAAATATGGTGGATTTAAGAAGTTTGTATTTGAGGAAAATGAAATTCAAAACCAGCATATTTTCAAGACGTTGTCTTACAACTACGAAATCCAGAATGAGCCGTTTATTTCGAGTCAAACGTTTGTTTCCGATGAGTTCAAACAACGCGTCGAAGAGGCAGGGTTACAGGGATTTCGCTTCCGCCTAGCTTGGTCAAGCGAACCAGAAGCATACGTGGAACGCAATCCACGGATTCGAGTAACGGATCGTCAGGATGCAGAGACACATATCAGCACATTCTATGGACCTATTCATAATATGATTCCCGCGGAGTCGAACGATGCAGGCGATCCTGAAATCTACATAACCGAACCGACTCCTGCCGTACCGTATCAAACGCTCGTTTCTTTTGGAAACAGTTACTTCCGGGGTGTGACACCAGCTTCGCTGGACACCGGATATGCAGAAATTGTTATGCATCTACCAGCGGATGCGCAGTTGACGAAAGAAAACTGGGAGAATCGTCCGCTTGGCTGGGTCGTATCTATGATGCGACATTTTGTAAAAGAAATCATGCAGCGTGGATATTTTACAGGACAATGGCTCGTTTTCCCCAACCAAAGTGAGGAGGATCTGGCGGACACCTATCGTGAGATGTTTAGCGAGACAGGAGTACCTGCGCATACAAAAACCCTACCGTATGACGACAGTACCACCTACTGCGGAGTTATGATTGTCCCGCCATTGCCGCAATGTTCAGGTGCGTTGAACATGCCGTACCGGGATGAGGGCAAGGAGATGGAGGGCGAATGGCCGATCTATTTCCATACGTTGCTGCCTTTGTACCGGGAGGAGATCATACACTTTTTTGAAAAGGGACGGGATTCGCTGATCAGCAAGTTGATGGCCAATGGTGTTGAGGCAGTATATCAGTGGGACCGGAAAAATAGTTGCCTGTAG